The Cupriavidus necator DNA window GTGCCGGGCAGCGGCGCGCTGCCTTCCTGCTCGGTGCGTCCGGTCACGTACACCGTGGCGCCTGCCGCACCGAGCGCCAGTGCGATGCCCTTGCCGGCACCGCGCGAGCCGCCCGTGACGACGGCGACGATGGCCTGTTCCGCCTGCTTCATGTGTGTCTCCTTCATTGATGTCATCGAAGCTTGGAACGGGCACGGCATCGCGACATCCTTCGTTCGGACTAAGCGATACCCGGTCCGGATACTCCACGCGGACGATGGCCCCCGGCGCGGCAAGGCCGACGATAGTCCCCATCCCAACGACTGCCCGCGCGGCGTATCGCGGCGCTGGCGGTCACAACAAGGAGTGAGACTGGCCATGTCTGAACTGGAGTGCAAGGAAGCCATCCATGCCCTGACCTGCCGCTATGCGCAGGCGGTGGACCGGCGCGATTTCGCGAAACTGGCAGCGCTGTTCACGGCGGACGCATGGCTGAGCGGGCCGGGCTTCCGCATGGACGGAGCGCAGGCGATTGCTGACGGCATGGCATCGCTCGGCCAGTACAGCGCCACGCAGCATCACGTGCACCAGCAACTGGTCGAAGTCGATGGCGATACCGCGACCGGCGAGACCTATTGCGTGGCCAACCACCTGTACGAACAGGACGGCGTGCCGCGCAAGCTGGACTGGGGCATCCGGTACCAGGACCGCTTCGTGCGGCGCGACGGCCAGTGGCGCATTGCCGCGCGCGAGCTGGTGGTGGACTGGACGCAGGACCTGCCGCTGCGAGGGGCATGATGACGACGACCCGTGTACTGGAAGGCAAGACAGCCCTAGTCACCGGCGGCGCCGGCGGCATCGGTGCGGCCAGCGCGCTGGCGCTGCTGCGCGACGGCGCGACGGTGGTCCTCATGGGGCGGCGGGGCGAAGCGCTGGAAGCGGCACGGCGCAGCCTGTGCGCGCAGGTGGCCGGCGCCACCGTGGCAATCAGCGTCGGCGACGCGTGCCGCGAGGATGACGTGCAGGCCGCGCTGCAGCAAGCCTGGGAGCTGCAGCGGCGCCTCGATATCGTGGTCGCGACCGTTGGTGGGGGCGGCTTCCGTCCGCTGCTGATGCATGACGCGGCCTCGCTGATGGCGGAGCTGGAGCTGAACATCGCCAGCGCATTCCTGGCGGTGCGCCACGCGTCGCCGCTGATGGCACCGCATGGCGGCACCATCGTCTGTATCTCGTCGAACGCGGCGCGCATGACCTGCCGGTGGCTGTCGGCGTACTGCGCCGCCAAGGCGGGGCTGGAAGCGTTCGTGCGCGCCGCGGCCGAGGAGCTGGCGGGATGCGGCATCCGCGTCAATGCGGTGCGGCCGGGGCTAACCCGCTCCGGCGCGACCGGGCCGATGTTCGACAACCCGGCCATCCTCGACAAGTTCGTCGCG harbors:
- a CDS encoding nuclear transport factor 2 family protein, which translates into the protein MSELECKEAIHALTCRYAQAVDRRDFAKLAALFTADAWLSGPGFRMDGAQAIADGMASLGQYSATQHHVHQQLVEVDGDTATGETYCVANHLYEQDGVPRKLDWGIRYQDRFVRRDGQWRIAARELVVDWTQDLPLRGA
- a CDS encoding SDR family NAD(P)-dependent oxidoreductase gives rise to the protein MMTTTRVLEGKTALVTGGAGGIGAASALALLRDGATVVLMGRRGEALEAARRSLCAQVAGATVAISVGDACREDDVQAALQQAWELQRRLDIVVATVGGGGFRPLLMHDAASLMAELELNIASAFLAVRHASPLMAPHGGTIVCISSNAARMTCRWLSAYCAAKAGLEAFVRAAAEELAGCGIRVNAVRPGLTRSGATGPMFDNPAILDKFVAQMPLGRAGEPDDIASAVRYLAGPESGWVTGQSIAVDGGSELRGNPILDETVAAVYGEAALQAVLAGRIPEAG